A single window of Debaryomyces hansenii CBS767 chromosome F complete sequence DNA harbors:
- a CDS encoding DEHA2F06490p (similar to uniprot|P38241 Saccharomyces cerevisiae YBR065C ECM2 Pre-mRNA splicing factor facilitates the cooperative formation of U2/U6 helix II in association with stem II in the spliceosome function may be regulated by Slu7p), translating to MSDEFPAICDSCCGPDKHIKMMRQANGEECKVCTRPFTVFRWNPNNGTNKSKKTIICMTCARARNCCQSCMLDITYGIPLEIRDTALKMAGLEHASQIKSSNTSQNREVKAIMADKQEAKYNNEDNDVNKSNDRSEMARDILSKLSEKLNGNTNALIKKAPKNSKTTKKNEIINVKNADISKILGKLPLGGSIVVPETTPELSSFFLFGFSDDIPQYIISDFCNKFGKIKSLSIVHRAKCGYVVFTTRKAAESFATTIMENGLNKNTATPGLLILNNKYPVRVSWGKQKPLVTTNEECHKLSLVITKVMRQLAEKDKIFEDQKITKKAKNHKTSSDANEHSSNTASTQHYKALRPDFEL from the coding sequence ATGAGTGACGAGTTTCCTGCCATATGCGATAGCTGCTGTGGCCCAGACAAGCATATAAAGATGATGAGACAAGCAAATGGAGAAGAATGTAAAGTCTGCACCAGACCATTTACAGTATTTCGGTGGAACCCTAATAATGGAACAAACAAATCCAAGAAAACGATTATATGTATGACATGTGCGAGAGCAAGAAACTGTTGTCAATCGTGTATGTTAGATATAACGTATGGCATACCATTAGAGATAAGAGACACGGCATTGAAAATGGCTGGGCTTGAACATGCCCTGCAAATAAAATCGTCTAATACTTCTCAAAACCGTGAAGTAAAAGCCATTATGGCCGACAAGCAGGAAGCGAAGTATAATAacgaagataatgatgtaaataaatcaaatgacCGAAGTGAAATGGCCCGCGACATACTTCTGAAGCTATCAGAGAAACTAAACGGGAATACAAATGCCTTGATCAAAAAGGCTCCAAAAAATTCTAAGACAACGAAAAAAAACGAGATAATCAATGTCAAAAATGCTgatatatcaaaaatattagGCAAGTTACCTCTAGGAGGCCTGATTGTGGTTCCAGAAACCACTCCAGAactttcatcattttttcttttcgGATTCAGTGATGATATCCCGCAATACATAATATCAGACTTCTGTAATAAATTTGGCAAGATAAAATCATTGTCGATTGTTCATCGTGCTAAATGTGGTTACGTGGTATTCACAACTAGGAAAGCTGCCGAGAGCTTTGCAACTACAATAATGGAGAATGGGCTAAATAAGAATACCGCTACACCAGGATTGcttatattaaataacaAATATCCCGTTAGAGTAAGTTGGGGCAAGCAGAAGCCCTTAGTTACAACAAACGAGGAGTGCCATAAATTGAGTTTAGTTATAACCAAGGTAATGAGACAATTAGCAGAAAAAGATAAGATATTTGAAGACCAGAAAATTACGAAAAAAGCAAAGAATCATAAAACATCTTCGGATGCAAATGAACATTCAAGCAATACAGCATCTACTCAACATTATAAGGCTTTACGACCAGATTTTGAGCTCTAG
- a CDS encoding DEHA2F06446p (similar to uniprot|P38086 Saccharomyces cerevisiae YBR073W RDH54 DNA-dependent ATPase stimulates strand exchange by modifying the topology of double-stranded DNA) — protein sequence MYKSGLRAAFKPPRRIDSSQSSLDAKSSSPAPINQCVDAKVSQDKEASPYRAASSESSRQAYKRPKIGSNVMKAEDSPSVLAPGPKDEESVRMYMVQWRKFTNKKNKTWDGDGLIVVSSSGITFKCDVKGNGNYKQMGKTSKTKTEGIIALGSYELEIDYEIADKTTLNNSQDVGQENKVPSHHIPAPPRNQFKKVVPLGISNAQSTARVSTSNRNPLYDPDAEHSLIMTRPPNKTREETIDVVVDPVLSRLLRPHQREAVSFVYECLMGFKNFKGNGALLADEMGLGKTLTTITLIWTLLKQTPYSEDISPICKKVLITCPVTLIGNWKKEFKKWLNINRIGVLTVNNKQNASKDKQEIKSFGKTRIYQVLIMSYEKVLSCQNELSTIDFDMLVCDEGHRLKNSSNKVLKVLNDMNISKKVLLTGTPIQNDLVEFYNIINFINPSVLGSFQSFQKDFIKPILRSREVNCINKDTIKRGEIKSNELIELTKEFTLRRTSSILSGYLTEKTDIILFCPPTELQIALFKFVLDSKKFNALLREDNNSLTLITLFKKICNSPSLLFQDKLFNSLIENEHDSTIDLTTLSKKTASSKVNILIPLLIEINQIGDKTVLISNYTQTLDLLETILHKLNISFSRLDGSTPNKLRDKLVNDFNKQPVSTNSVFLLSAKSGGVGLNLIGASRLILFDNDWNPSIDLQAMARIHRDGQTKPVFIYRIMTTGCIDEKIFQRQMMKNNLSDKFLDNKTDSKSNLFDMNDLKDLFTVNEETLSNTHDLLQCDCSGIGEDINPLSIDIDSDDADEETNNPGGWITALDYKQEDQKPKRQQASMINALIDYKHYNPVNVSEQLDCGDMVTKNIIQKSKERSMPIPITYMLTKVTNCTSV from the coding sequence ATGTATAAATCAGGATTAAGAGCAGCATTCAAGCCACCACGGCGTATTGATCTGTCTCAATCGTCATTAGACGCGAAATCAAGCTCTCCTGCCCCAATTAATCAATGTGTTGATGCCAAAGTATCGCAAGATAAAGAAGCCAGTCCTTATCGCGCAGCATCCAGCGAGCTGAGCCGCCAGGCATATAAAAGGCCGAAAATTGGCTCAAATGTCATGAAAGCTGAAGACTCGCCCAGTGTTTTAGCGCCTGGTCCCAAAGATGAGGAATCGGTAAGGATGTATATGGTTCAATGGAGAAAGTTCACCaataagaagaataaaACGTGGGATGGAGATGGCTTAATAGTCGTCAGTAGTTCGGGTATTACATTCAAATGCGATGTCAAAGGCAATGGAAATTATAAGCAAATGGGGAAAACGTCGAAGACCAAGACTGAGGGAATCATCGCATTAGGGTCCTACGAACTAGAAATAGATTACGAGATTGCAGACAAAACAACCCTAAACAATTCCCAAGACGTAGgtcaagaaaataaagttCCCCTGCATCATATTCCAGCGCCGCCTAGAAACCAGTTTAAGAAGGTAGTCCCCCTAGGAATATCGAATGCACAGAGTACTGCTAGAGTTTCAACGAGCAACCGAAACCCTCTTTATGATCCTGACGCAGAGCATTCTCTTATTATGACCAGACCACCCAATAAAACGCGTGAAGAAACTATTGATGTGGTAGTCGACCCTGTTCTTTCAAGATTGCTAAGACCCCACCAACGTGAAGCAGTTTCTTTCGTCTACGAGTGCTTAATGGgattcaagaatttcaaagGAAATGGTGCTTTACTCGCTGACGAAATGGGTTTGGGAAAAACCCTTACCACAATTACACTCATATGGACCCTACTAAAACAAACCCCTTATTCTGAAGATATATCTCCAATTTGTAAGAAGGTATTAATTACTTGTCCTGTCACATTAATTGGTAACTGGaaaaaagaattcaagaagtGGTTAAACATCAATAGGATTGGTGTTCTCACTGTAAACAATAAACAAAATGCAAGCAAGGATAAACAGGAAATTAAAAGTTTTGGTAAGACTAGAATATATCAAGTCTTAATAATGAGCTACGAAAAGGTCTTATCATGtcaaaatgaattatcaacTATCGACTTTGATATGCTAGTCTGTGATGAAGGTCACAGGCTTAAGAATAGCTCGAATAAGGTTTTGAAAGTCCTTAATGACAtgaatatatcaaaaaagGTTTTGCTTACAGGAACGCCAATACAGAATGATTTGGtagaattttataatattataaattttataaaccCTTCTGTATTGGGTTCGTTCCAATCTTTCCAAAAGGATTTCATTAAGCCAATTCTCAGATCAAGAGAAGTAAACTgtattaataaagataCAATAAAACGAGGAGAAATCAAATCTAACGAGCTAATCGAACTAACTAAAGAGTTTACATTGCGTCGTACTAGTAGTATTCTTTCGGGTTATTTGACAGAAAAGACTGATatcattttattttgtCCGCCCACTGAACTTCAGATAGCgttatttaaatttgtaTTGGATTCTAAGAAATTTAATGCATTGCTAAGAGAAGATAATAACTCGTTGACTTTGATAACTttgttcaagaaaatttgCAATTCTCCGAGTTTATTGTTTCAAGATAAACTATTTAACTCGTTAATAGAGAATGAACACGATTCTACTATTGATTTAACCACGTTGTCGAAAAAGACTGCAAGTAGCAAAGTCAACATTCTAATACCTTTACTAATTGAGATTAATCAGATTGGTGATAAGACAGTACTTATATCTAATTATACACAAACTTTAGATTTACTTGAAACTATTTTACACAAGCTAAATATATCATTCCTGAGACTAGATGGCTCAACTCCAAATAAATTACGGGATAAGCTagttaatgatttcaataagCAACCTGTACTGACGAATTCAGTTTTCTTATTATCCGCAAAGTCTGGGGGAGTAGGATTGAACTTAATCGGAGCATCAAGactaattctttttgataatgattgGAACCCATCGATTGATTTACAGGCAATGGCACGGATCCATCGAGATGGACAAACAAAGCCtgtatttatttatagaaTTATGACCACAGGTTGTATCGATGAAAAAATCTTCCAACGtcaaatgatgaagaataacCTAAGTGATAAATTCTTGGATAACAAAACCGATTCAAAActgaatttatttgatatgaatgacttgaaagatttattcACAGTTAATGAAGAAACGTTATCTAACACGCATGATTTATTGCAATGTGACTGTTCTGGCATAGGAGAAGATATCAATCCtctttcaattgatattgattcGGACGATGCCGATGAAGAAACTAATAACCCTGGAGGCTGGATTACAGCATTGGATtataaacaagaagatCAAAAACCGAAAAGGCAGCAGGCTAGTATGATCAATGctttaattgattataagCATTATAATCCTGTTAATGTATCTGAGCAGCTAGATTGTGGTGACATGGttacaaaaaatataattcagAAGTCAAAGGAGAGATCAATGCCAATACCAATTACATATATGCTTACTAAAGTTACAAATTGCACATCAGTATAG
- a CDS encoding DEHA2F06424p (similar to uniprot|Q66RH0 Saccharomyces cerevisiae YDR049W Hypothetical ORF), with translation MDKVNNTDIDANDSYLYDLPEKILGSLELIYFDSSTTVVPSQSVPSTSTQVVEVNTDTKEDKPIQNISVCSVCKPQYDLKATQNEKRDHYRSDYHRLNLKRSISNLPPLSESEFDRLIEEESIESISGSDDSSESESEDELSSSTKLDTIIEKFDSVSIDKNETNDDEEEGTISYLNTNSPFIYFKSILIPEGKVFGVYKSVFTERQLQEDPVETLRSFSNPPIKTKKSALLMIGGGHFAGAIISHIPKNIKGNAPNFKESKQEQLTNIIESKTFHRYTTRKKQGGSQSASDNARGKANSAGSSIRRYNEQALTREVRDLLMSWKGHIDDCTNIYIRANGPSSRRILVGYDGCVLHTSDDRIRSFPFTTKRATTSELKKAWSNLSYLTIHDMPKSNEKLKKRLQKQRDNLKNSQQQHSKKPEEIVLDENDKHSNELIGFLKKSKAPMLVNYIHKNNLSPNHELSPKDQYVHNPTLLHFASSQGLSHMVQVLIVNLKADPTISNQFGKTPFELAGNTATRRAFQIARYSLGEDYCDWQLSKVGSPKSKEEVEREQKEEQKKIDEDKKKMIEDELAKRTEMEQKKPTYSSGGTLGSGKIPSSLTETSGLSEQQKMRIMREQRARAAEARMKRMQGN, from the coding sequence ATGGATAAAGTGAATAATACCGATATAGATGCTAATGATCTGTACTTGTATGACTTACCAGAGAAAATTCTTGGGTCAttggaattgatttattttgattcttcaacCACAGTCGTTCCATCGCAATCTGTACCATCCACATCGACACAAGTGGTAGAGGTTAATACAGATACTAAAGAGGATAAGCCTATACAGAATATCAGTGTATGTTCTGTTTGCAAGCCTCAATATGATTTGAAAGCAACACAAAATGAGAAGAGAGATCATTATAGATCAGATTATCATagattgaatttgaaaagatcAATCAGTAATTTGCCACCATTATCAGAATCAGAATTTGACAGGCTCATTGAAGAAGAGTCAATAGAAAGTATATCTGGTTCGGATGATAGTAGTGAAAGTGAATCAGAGGATGAGTTATCCTCGTCTACCAAGTTAGACACAATAATCGAAAAATTTGATAGCGTATCAATTGACAAGAATGAAACAAACGATGACGAGGAAGAAGGAACAATTAGTTATTTGAATACTAATTCTccttttatttatttcaaatctaTATTAATTCCAGAAGGAAAAGTCTTCGGTGTGTATAAATCTGTTTTCACTGAAAGACAATTACAAGAAGACCCAGTGGAGACTCTTCGTTCATTCTCAAATCCACCTATCAAGACGAAGAAATCTGCCCTTCTCATGATTGGTGGTGGCCATTTCGCAGGCGCAATTATTTCACATATACCTAAGAACATCAAAGGTAATGCTCCTAATTTCAAAGAGTCGAAGCAAGAGCAATTAACAAACATAATAGAATCTAAGACTTTTCATAGATATACTACAAGGAAAAAGCAAGGTGGATCTCAAAGCGCAAGTGATAATGCTAGAGGTAAAGCAAACTCGGCTGGGTCTAGCATTCGTAGATACAATGAGCAAGCGCTCACACGGGAAGTTAGAGACTTATTGATGTCATGGAAGGGTCATATTGATGATTgtacaaatatttatataagaGCGAATGGTCCATCAAGTAGGAGAATTCTTGTGGGATATGATGGTTGTGTTTTACATACCAGCGATGATAGGATAAGAAGCTTTCCATTTACTACGAAAAGAGCAACGACATCagaattaaagaaagcATGGTCAAACTTATCGTATTTGACTATTCATGATATgccaaaatcaaatgaaaagtTAAAGAAAAGGTTACAGAAACAAAGGgataacttgaaaaattctcaGCAGCAACATTCAAAGAAACCTGAAGAAATTGTTCtcgatgaaaatgataaacaTTCCAATGAGTTGATAGGCTTtttaaagaaatcaaaagcTCCAATGTTAGTCAACTATATTCATAAAAACAATTTGTCCCCTAATCATGAACTATCGCCTAAAGATCAATACGTTCATAATCCGACTTTATTGCATTTCGCTTCATCTCAAGGTTTATCACATATGGTGCAAGTATTAATCGTTAACCTTAAAGCTGATCCAACTATTTCTAATCAATTCGGTAAGACACCGTTTGAACTAGCAGGAAATACAGCAACAAGAAGAGCATTTCAAATAGCAAGATATTCTTTAGGTGAGGACTACTGTGATTGGCAATTATCAAAAGTAGGTAGTCCCAAATCAAAAGAGGAAGTTGAAAGAgaacaaaaagaagaacaaaagaaaatagacgaagataagaagaaaatgatagAAGATGAGTTAGCAAAACGCACAGAAATGGAACAGAAAAAACCGACGTACTCATCAGGCGGAACTTTGGGTAGTGGTAAAATACCTAGTTCTTTAACTGAAACTAGCGGCCTTTCTGAACAGCAGAAGATGAGAATAATGAGAGAACAAAGAGCAAGAGCAGCTGAAGCCAGGATGAAAAGAATGCAAggaaattaa
- a CDS encoding DEHA2F06468p (weakly similar to uniprot|Q03496 Saccharomyces cerevisiae YMR259c), with protein MLSEEDVKTVEQYLIVNKEVRPEELKKIFPSLYSTLINADSVDSARILCSDTLCIWMLRSIKMMRMQHAEQLCEVLTEDTSSRIFEYIMDFLESGTGPLVNSLVSLLHRLIGFCKVLMPLHVDLFHRWVDQAMKLPCTSRNLYFLVDILSKEINKQYILTEHERFTERCIGIMWSNPLANAASKAFVSIYQRLYEKGHDEEWMDKWQGLVMNGLNEKDLSRNIQVYLLPLLFKISPKSYGIFIERNLSLHINDLSNSEIDIYLGLLKVGQDLALMPETLHKSNTIVPFDYITSLLTHEESKFRISSFALLVGSAKGSQPIQKQVYDVLIDKNILQIFFMDCDSVELRNDFASLLRQFLIRIRDSMYSLSRDLEKIRKKNYDLSKQDELQELITYGYDFLTWFLNFLKRNFIPGSSYAQLSLSMKSLQILVDLNLDNVPRSQAYDKLSTKTKIKISNNKMVFPFSIEIFDGQLLRLIIDNITNNYEDIRDTSVNLLLGCSENILSENILSAEQDIIDKALITLTELKGKKSEGGAKVLQFLAQLYDHIDDVVRLKGLINTLKDKLDFGLNHEFNNEKLPREQRVHGIFTALKLIFQNIDKKRYSVETPYWTGQFSHIFSQVTKIWLQTKPLLSNATDDNEGNDSSEDKLVLNYSWKAIKESTALLSTILEISNPEKNALIDKITFLSGANLIMDQLASVKHRGAFSSVYPSFVSACEICFKSNDQELASKPSLWLKQNIKLIKSKTQYISRRSGGLPYLITAILTAEKSYNKSKEYKDLIDYTFEELISIAKEEYIQNADEKMDIPQVHAFNCIKHIFIDSQLSSLCTPYVNQVLTLSLINFYNPTWAIRNCAVMLFTALQNRLFGTSKLGELLPCISSRLFFAKYNGIEDILFQNLVDASAAVEQDTKFNVIFPILTILSRLENTSTFDPKLQKFETLLIKCSHHKYWKVREMAAKSLAAILLPDSLIPTIRILIDNCHHSHGDFNSIHGNLLSILEIIKRIETKLPDYRLTDREASNIFEHTIEFLTDSDMFSWSTAKCFVDIVRCILMNNFEISLGNNNLNIIGNFIIRNLTTDIFDNTLNGARQLLLSAMTELVFSQYLKIGRTEDIIDLIRLCLLSRDVYEVQLVAIRFCDSHINHIIEMDSNNYYTAILEELWDLVKDDSCWSFVRSNALELIRKVTSRGEELEREELRSKIEILISFTSKEYSEDSNSKALEALGPLIGQISGCANDDETSNLQRFLDLAYEFASDGRPAIARLSSVNAIIAFVTTTMKKREHGPCVAKGVFMLYLALYDDDDDIRYESAKCLSHFFAFEFTMVPTAITAVFGPNFLAKFGSVISEPIFVDNFVNSKPQLKWKLTQADAQTEDSLFDVESMNLYRNDIQTRQTAIHLLMACNSMEPINNESVVKLTEKVNKDMYYIIDFVARKGHDGYIGWCKDEFIFTSILEGTLNVKAVIKLTNDTELNERLEFLWKLFDKHQVHYMVKHTSDFFICT; from the coding sequence ATGTTGAGTGAGGAAGACGTAAAAACGGTTGAGCAATATCTTATTGTAAATAAAGAAGTACGAccagaagaattgaagaagatattcCCAAGTTTGTATTCGACATTGATCAATGCTGACTCGGTGGATAGTGCACGGATACTATGTAGCGATACATTATGTATTTGGATGTTGAGAAGCATCAAAATGATGAGAATGCAGCATGCGGAACAATTGTGTGAAGTGCTAACCGAAGATACTAGTAGCAGGATATTTGAGTATATCATGGATTTTTTGGAAAGTGGTACAGGCCCACTTGTAAACTCTTTGGTGTCATTATTGCATAGGTTGATAGGATTCTGTAAGGTATTAATGCCATTACATGTGGACTTATTTCATCGATGGGTAGATCAGGCGATGAAGTTGCCGTGTACATCTAGGAACCTTTACTTCTTAGTCGACATATTGTCCAAGGAAATAAACAAGCAGTACATATTGACAGAACACGAAAGATTTACCGAGAGATGCATAGGGATCATGTGGTCGAATCCATTGGCCAATGCAGCTAGCAAGGCATTTGTATCGATTTACCAGAGATTATATGAAAAGGGTCACGACGAAGAGTGGATGGACAAATGGCAAGGGTTAGTGATGAACGGACTAAATGAGAAGGATTTAAGCCGGAATATTCAGGTATATTTATTACCGTTATTGTTCAAAATTTCACCCAAGTCATACGGTATATTTATAGAAAGGAATTTGTCCCTCCATATAAATGACTTATCGAACTCAGAAATTGACATATACCTTGGGTTATTGAAAGTCGGCCAGGATTTAGCTTTGATGCCTGAAACTCTTCATAAACTGAACACAATTGTACCATTTGACTATATCACCCTGCTTTTGACACACGAGGAGTCCAAATTTAGAATCAGTTCCTTCGCATTACTAGTTGGGTCGGCAAAGGGCTCTCAGCCGATACAAAAGCAAGTTTACGATGTATTGATcgataaaaatattttgcagATATTTTTCATGGATTGTGATAGTGTTGAGCTTAGAAACGATTTTGCTTCATTATTAAGACAGTTTTTGATTCGTATTAGAGACTCCATGTACTCTTTATCACGAGATTTAGAGAAGATACGCAAGAAGAACTATGATTTGTCTAAACAGGATGAATTACAGGAATTGATCACATACGGATATGACTTTTTAACTTGGTTTCTCAATTTCTTAAAAAGAAACTTCATACCAGGATCATCATACGCTCAATTATCCTTAAGTATGAAGCTGTTACAGATACTAGtagatttaaatttagaTAATGTCCCTAGGTCTCAAGCGTACGACAAATTATCTACAAAGAccaaaataaagataagcaataataaaatgGTATTTCCATTttctattgaaatattcgaTGGTCAATTATTACGGttgataattgataatattacTAACAATTATGAAGATATACGGGATACTAGCGTCAATCTCTTGTTAGGTTGTTCAGAGAACATATTATCAGAAAACATATTATCTGCAGAGCAGGATATTATCGATAAAGCCTTAATTACTCTTACCGAATTAAAGGGTAAGAAGAGTGAAGGTGGTGCAAAggttttgcaatttttaGCCCAATTATACGACCACATTGACGACGTTGTGAGATTGAAAGGCTTAATAAATACACTTAAAGATAAATTAGATTTTGGTCTAAACCACGAATTTAACAATGAAAAACTTCCTAGAGAACAGAGAGTCCATGGTATATTCACAGccttgaaattgattttccAAAACATCGATAAAAAGAGATATAGTGTTGAAACGCCATATTGGACAGGTCAATTCTCGCATATTTTTAGTCAAGTTACAAAAATTTGGCTACAAACCAAACCATTATTATCTAATGCAACAGACGATAACGAAGGTAATGATCTGTCTGAAGACAAATTAGTTTTGAACTATAGCTGGAAAGCAATTAAGGAATCCACAGCCTTACTTAGCActattttggaaataagTAACCCCGAAAAAAATGCCCTTATAGATAAGATTACCTTTCTTTCAGGtgcaaatttaataatggaTCAATTGGCATCAGTTAAACACCGTGGTGCATTCTCTTCAGTTTATCCGTCTTTTGTCTCTGCTTGCGAAATATGTTTCAAAAGCAATGATCAAGAGCTTGCAAGCAAGCCAAGCTTATGGTTGAAGCAGAACatcaaattaatcaaatcaaagACTCAATATATTAGTAGAAGATCAGGGGGCTTGCCATATCTCATTACGGCTATTTTGACAGCTGAAAAATCTTACAATAAGTCCAAAGAATACAAAGATCTCATTGATTACACTTTTGAGGAATTAATAAGCATTGCTAAGGAGGaatatatacaaaatgCTGATGAAAAAATGGACATTCCTCAAGTTCATGCTTTCAACTGTATCAAAcacatatttattgattccCAACTATCATCACTCTGTACTCCATACGTCAACCAAGTTTTgacattatcattaataaatttttataacCCTACATGGGCAATTAGAAATTGTGCAGTAATGTTGTTTACTGCATTACAAAATCGTTTATTTGGTACATCCAAGTTAGGTGAACTTCTACCATGCATATCTTCAAGATTATTCTTTGCTAAATACAATGGcattgaagatattttgtttcaaaACTTAGTTGATGCTTCCGCTGCAGTTGAGCAAGATACGAAATTTAATGTAATATTTCCGATATTGACTATTCTTTCTAGATTAGAAAATACATCAACTTTCGATCCCAAGTTGCAAAAGTTTGAAAccttattaattaaatgtCTGCATCATAAATATTGGAAAGTACGTGAAATGGCTGCCAAATCATTGGCAGCAATTCTATTACCAGATAGCCTTATACCAACTATACGTATTTTAATTGACAATTGTCATCATTCTCACGGAGACTTTAATTCCATTCATGGGAATTTATTGTCaattttagaaattattaagagaATTGAAACAAAGTTACCAGATTATAGGTTAACCGATAGAGAAGCAAGCAACATATTTGAACATACAATCGAATTTCTTACAGATAGCGACATGTTTTCATGGTCAACAGCTAAATGCTTCGTGGATATTGTACGTTGcattttaatgaataactttgaaatttcacttggaaataataatttaaatatcaTCGGCAATTTCATAATACGGAACTTAACGACTGATATATTCGATAACACTCTAAATGGGGCCAGACAGTTACTTCTCTCTGCAATGACAGAACTCGTATTTTCTCAATACTTGAAAATAGGAAGAACAGAAGAcataattgatttaattaGACTATGTTTGCTCTCTAGGGATGTTTACGAAGTTCAATTAGTAGCAATTCGTTTTTGTGATTCTCATATAAACCacattattgaaatggATAGTAATAATTACTATACTGCAATTCTTGAAGAGCTATGGGATTTAGTCAAGGACGATTCATGTTGGAGTTTTGTTAGATCTAACGCTTTAGAGTTGATAAGAAAGGTTACGTCTAGAGGAGAAGAATTAGAGAGAGAAGAGTTACGTtccaaaattgaaatattaatttcatttacCCTGAAGGAGTACAGTGAAGACTCCAATTCGAAAGCGTTAGAGGCATTAGGACCTTTGATAGGTCAAATTTCTGGCTGCGCTAATGATGACGAGACAAGCAATTTGCAAAGATTTTTGGATTTGGCGTATGAGTTTGCTAGCGATGGAAGACCTGCTATAGCTAGGTTATCGTCAGTGAATGCTATTATTGCGTTTGTCACAACTACCATGAAGAAAAGGGAACATGGTCCTTGTGTTGCCAAAGGAGTCTTTATGCTTTACTTGGCGTTAtacgatgatgatgacgatatTCGATATGAATCTGCTAAATGCTTATCACACTTTTTCGCTTTTGAATTCACCATGGTGCCAACAGCCATAACTGCCGTCTTCGGGCCAAACTTCTTGGCGAAATTTGGATCCGTTATTAGCGAACCTATATTTGTTGACAATTTTGTCAACTCTAAACCACAACTCAAGTGGAAATTAACACAGGCTGATGCACAAACCGAAGATTCATTATTCGACGTCGAGAGCATGAATTTATACAGAAACGATATTCAAACACGTCAGACGGCTATTCACTTGCTTATGGCGTGTAACCTGATGGAACCCATAAATAATGAGTCTGTCGTTAAATTAACTGAAAAAGTTAATAAAGACATGTACTATATAATTGACTTTGTCGCCAGAAAAGGTCATGATGGCTATATTGGGTGGTGTAAGGATGAATTCATATTCACAAGCATTTTAGAAGGTACATTAAATGTGAAAGCTGTTATTAAACTTACTAATGATACAGAGCTTAATGAGAGACTTGAATTTCTTTGGAAGTTATTTGATAAGCACCAGGTGCATTATATGGTCAAACATACTTCGGACTTCTTTATTTGTACATAG